A segment of the Rattus norvegicus strain BN/NHsdMcwi chromosome 16, GRCr8, whole genome shotgun sequence genome:
tccagaggtcctgagttcagatcccagcaaccacatggtggctcacaaccatctgtaatgggatctgatggtgTTGTCTAAAGACACCTACAGCTATAGTATActtttatataatacataaataaatctttaaaaaataccaattaaacaaacacataaatgagaagaagctatattcaGCCAGGTGATGTCTTACTGCACAGGTCCTAAGGCAGGTCCCAGTGACAATCCAGTCCTGCAGGCAGCCACAGgattccccccccacccccgccaaccCCTCAGGACGCACTCACCTTCAGGAGCATCCAGGAAACGCAGGTGAAGGGCGTGCTCATCTCTAGGAGCAAAGTGGTCATGGCTAGGTAGTGGCCAGCTCTGAGATTGACCGCTGACCCAAGGAACCCAAGAAAGGCAAAGAGGTGGTGGACGACCAGAAACAGGTCAAAAGTACGGAAGAACAGGTTGGACAGGTGAACGGCCGCATTCTCGAAGAAGAAGAATCCCGTGGCAGTGGTGATGTGGAACCAGCACCAGTTCTGCTGCCCGAGAGCCTTGTTAGAGTAGAGCACGGGGTCTCCCAGCAGCGCCCACAGGCCTGCGGCTGTGCTCTGGATGCCGAAGACAGCGCGCGTCGCAGCCAGGTTCCAGAAGACCTTCTCTTTGGCCAACAGAGAGCGGTAGGTGGCATTCAGGGAGGACGAAAGCTGGTGGCAGACCACAAAGACGCCCAGGTAGAAGACAAAGCCAGCTACTGCTAGAGTTGATCGAATCTTCCAGGAAGCATAGTCCAGGTCAAAAATGCTCTCCGCAACGCCATGGTTGCTCACAGGAGTCATGATCTTAATCTGGATGCCAGGAGTGTCCCTGGGGCCAACACGGGGCAGCTGGGCTTGACACCACTCCTCACTTTCAGCGAAGCTGTCTCGAGGGTCATCGGGTACCCATCCTcaacctgaagaaagaaagttCACGCTGTGCTGACTCAGAAGAAACGTGAGGGCCAGAAACACCACTGCCTTCCTCCCACGCAGTCTACCCGCCCACTCCCCCGACCCTcggccccacccccaccgcaGGACAAAGGTGTGAGAAGTGTTTCTCAAATGCTCcgcttcactctttttttttttttaagatttatttatttattatatataagttgttgtcttcaaacacaccagaggagggcatcccatctcattacagatggttgtgagccaccatgtggttgctgggatttgaactcaggacctctggaagagcagtcgcttctcttaaccactgagccatctctccagctccctctgcCTCACTCTTATGTTTACAAAGATTCATAAACCCTGCGAGGTACCTAACAGAGAGCACAAGAGAGCGAGTAAGAGGAATCCGAGATGCTCATCACGAAGGGAGGCAGGTACTAACCTGGACATGGGGGCAAAGCTTTTCCCATAGAGCTCCAGTCTCAGTTATAATCTTTGCAGCAGCCTGGTTATAAACTACACAATCCAGAGGCTGAAGGGTTTTGGTTCCTCTGTAGGGCTAATAGAACTACCAGAGTAAGTCTGCGGGACCTATTGGCGTTCAGGTGGGGCTTGCTTACTTCCCTGGGCCCCCGGCCTCAAACTTTCCTGCACTTTGCTCAATGCTTCAGCTCtcgggttctgagttcaaatctctctGCACATGGCCTCCTGCCCCTGGCCCTGACGGGCTAGCTTAAATCCGTTTGCCTCACATGCCCTCTAGTCTGTGGAGAAGCACCAGGCAGTGGGTCTAATGCTCTCATGATGGCCTTCATACAAATTCGCATGCCCTCCGGGACCAAACCTGAGCT
Coding sequences within it:
- the Cln8 gene encoding protein CLN8; amino-acid sequence: MTPVSNHGVAESIFDLDYASWKIRSTLAVAGFVFYLGVFVVCHQLSSSLNATYRSLLAKEKVFWNLAATRAVFGIQSTAAGLWALLGDPVLYSNKALGQQNWCWFHITTATGFFFFENAAVHLSNLFFRTFDLFLVVHHLFAFLGFLGSAVNLRAGHYLAMTTLLLEMSTPFTCVSWMLLKAGWSHSLFWKVNQWLMIHMFHCRMILTYHMWWVCFQHWDALASSLYLPHLALFLFGLALLTVIINPYWTHKKTQQLLNPVDWNFAQPEAKGDRQERTNGQVPRKKRL